The stretch of DNA AGACCCCCTGAGGAGTCTGGGTCTCCCCAGTAGCTGGGAAGGGTGGAGATGGGACAGACAGATGTCTGAAAAGAGCCCCACACTCGAAACCCAAGGCCCAGGTGAAAAACCGGCTTCAGGGTTGGGCGAGGGGGCATCCCCAAGACCTctcttctctcctggagaatagGAAGACCCACCAAGGTCCAGGGCTGCCGtggccagggcagggcaggggaggggaaggggaggggtggggcgggaggggaggggtgcAGAGGGGAAGgacaggcagggggtggggggggggtgcctCCTGACCATCCACTGCCAGAAGACCAGCTCCCGGCGACGCCACTCCAGGGCCGCTTCTAGCCGCGCATTCTCTGTCTCCAGCAGCTGCAACAGCTGCAACGCAAGCCCCGTATCAGAGCCAAGCGCAGGGCCCGCCATCGTGCTCACCACACTCCTGCCTCCGAGCCCGGTCGGCCCAGGCAGGCTGAGCCGTCTCACAGCAGGCTgacgggcggggcggggcggcctcACCTCTGGCACCCCCAGGCCAGGCCCGCCGGGCCTTCGACCACCCCAGGAGCCCCCGTGCCCGCCGCAACCATGGGTCCTGCGGGTGGGGGCTAAGCGCTGGTGCCCCTCACTCGGGACTCCACGCCACATCCCCACTGATGGAGGGTTGCACCCTGGAGGCTTCGGGCAGCTGGGGGTCCTGGACAGCAGACTTCTGGgctctgggaagcccctcccctaTAACCCCCTAAACCCAAAGGCAGGGCAGGGGCTGTGCGGTGCCTGGCTCAGGGTGACAGAGGACAGGGCAGGGGCCCAGCATGGAGAACACAGCCGTACGGCCCCCTgcgcccctccctgcccccacgccCGCACCTGCAGACCCCACACCGGCGCGCGTGGGCCCAGGTGGCCCCTGTGCTGAGCCCCCCCCGCCTGCCCAGGCCGCCACGGCCTCAGGAAGCCGAAGGGGGTGAGGCCAGGTGTGGTCCACCCAGAGGGCCCACGGCAAGCGACAGACACATCGGCCTCCACCGCCTCCCAGGCCCCTGGTCCCCTGGGAAGGCCCAGGCCACTCCTAGAAGACAGCCCAGAATGTACTCCAGGGCTCAACAAGCAGCCGGAGCCAGCATTGAGGCTGCCCTGCCGACCTTCTCAGGAGCTGCGTGGAGCCCCAGGCCACGAACATTGGCATGCCACTGGGGACTGGGCACCGCTGGCCAGATGGCAGGGGGGCTGGAACACCAGGCCAAGGTCCAGCCCAGATCCAGTGGAGCAGGTAGAGGCAGGCTTCCCTGCGGTGAGAGCCGCCCCGTAACCTGGGGGAGGGCTGTGGACCTGGGAGGGCGGAGCCACGTGCCCAtaccacacacagacagacacacgcacgcacgcacacacgcacacacctggTGGCGAGTGAGAAAAGCAGCTTCATCGGTTCCCAAGAACAGTCCCGGGGGTGCCCATACCCCCCACACGCAGGCTGTACAGAAGCAGATGGGGGACAAGGACAACGCCTAGCGCCCCACAGCACGCCTGGCCACTGACAGCAACCAGAGACCATCCCAGAAGCTTCTGGGACCAATCCTGAGAGCACAGGCCCTTCAAGTAGGCtgctcccagctgccacccccaGACCATCCTCAAACCTTGGGAGGAAGTCAGCGTCCCCCTCCACCTGGCCACGACACTGTTTTCAGTCCTGCGGCACCAACTCACACCAGCCCCCAGGCGGAGGGGGAGCGCCCCCCCGACCAGCGCCCACGGAGGCTGGGGTCCCAGACAGCACCAGGCTGGGGCTGCCACAGCCCCCGCGCTCCCCTGACCAGGGGACCAGGGGCAGGAGGCCCAGGCCCCGCTGAGTCACCCCAAAAGGGGACCAAGCCAAGGGCATCTCAGTACACCCAGCTGCTGCCTCAGCACCTCAAGGGCCAAGCACAGTCCTGCCCACAGAGCCAGCAGACAGCCGCCAGGAATGCCAGCCAGGTGGGCCCCACGAGCCACCCTGACCCCACCTCAGGGAGCAGACCCCCAGGAGCACGCAACAGTGCAGCCAAGACCTGCCAGGCCCATCCTGAGCCTCAGTCATTCTGCCCGGCCAAGTGCCCCCAGGCCGGGCAGTGCCAGCCTCACTCTGGACAGCCAGAGCCCAGCACTCGAGCCACAGCCACCACTCTGTCCCAGGAGCCCCTGGCCACATGAGCCTCCGAGTAGGACACAGGAATGGAGGGGGCTCCTGAAATGAAGGTCAGCAGAGTGGGCCACTCCCAGCCCATCACCAGGCGACACCTCCACAGGCACCCACACCCGTCAGCCCAGACCCTGGTTGTCTTCCTTAATTCCAGTGTCCCCCCGCCACCGCCACGGCTGGCTGCCAGCCGCCCGACACCTGTGCTCTCCCCACGGCCCAGACTGCACCCAGCCACACACACTCATGGCAGTACTGGCAGGCCGGGGCAAGGAGAGGGACAGAGGCCGTGCCCATCCCCCACGAAAGCTAGATGGTGAGCTTGACGACCACCCACAGCCGATCCACTGCCTGGGGGTGCCACCCTCCCAGGCCCCTTCTCACCTTGGGCCACGCCCACCTCGGTCCCACCAGCCTCACCTGCCGGCCGCCCTCGGGGTCTCTGAGCAGCTCCGTTTCGGTGACAGACAGGTGGCCAAGGCTGCGGTCACTGTGGCAGCCGCGGGTGTATGAGTGGATCTGAAACGCAGCGCAGACCCCATGCTGAGCATTTGGGTGCCCCCCAGCACTAGGCACGGCACAGACCAGGAAAGGGGGTTCAGACAGGGCCCAGCAAGGGAGAGTAGTTGGCACTGCTGAGGCTGGCTCGGGGCCCCCCAGGAGGCCCTGCAGAGGGAGGGGCACCGCCACCCAGCCCCCGCACCCCTGTACCCGCCTCAGCTCATCAAGTGGCAGGCCTGGGCGGTGGCAGAAACAGCCCCGGACAGGCTCGGTGGTCCAGTGAGGCCAATGGCAGGGACACAGGCTACCTGGGTCTGGGGGGGCGGGAGGTGCACCAGCAAGGGGAGGCCTGAAGGTAGCGGGGAGGCCAGCAGGGAGCACGCCCCACACAGCAGGAGCCGCTGGAGCCCAGACAAGGGAGTGAAGGCGTCCCAGGAAACACAAGCTGAGCCAAAGACCCTCTGCCAGGGGTTCTAGCACCAAAGAGTCCTGTGCTGGAGAGAGCCCAGGCCACCTACCCAGTCACTTCTCAGCCCAGAACATGCCCTGGGCCAGTAGGGGGACCCCTGTGCCCCCACAACTGAGCTCTACCAGCCATCAGGATCCCCGAGAGAGCTGCCCACTGTGCCTGAGCCACACTCAGGGAGGACCAGGTGCCTTCCCGCCCCCCGGCTTCCCTGATTCCCTGCCCCACAGACGCCCAGCAGCACCTGCTCAAGGCCCCTCCTGGACAATCCGGAGCCCTAGCGTCCCACCGTCAGGCCACCCCCAACCAGTCAGTCGCCAGCCAGGCCTGGGAAGACCCACATCTAGCCAAAGGCCGGCCCCATCCTGACCTGGGAAGCTGGACAGGCCTGTGCAGCAGAGAGGCGCTGCAAGAGTGGCACTACCTTGCCCAGGAGGGCGCACTGCTCCTGCTGACCGGCCATCAGGTTTCGCCACCGGAGCCGCAGCTTCCCCGTCAGCCACTGCAGGTGGCGGATGTCCACACAGCCTTCTGCTTCCACACCGGGAGCAGGCAGGCCAGGGCTGGCCAGGGCCTCACACTGCGGAGCAGGCAATGGTCACACGCTGCCCCCGCGCCCCACACAGGTACCCCGAAAGGGAAAGGAGGCCCATGGGAGTGACCACAGCCAAGTCTGAGGGGTGCCAGGAAGAGTTGGGAACAGACCCTGTGTACACACCGGGCCCTGCCCTGCCTCCGTGTGCTCGCCCGGGCATTCAGGAGGGCAACGCTGACCCCCACAGGGCCGACCCCGCCGATCCAGCTCCCGCACCCCGGATTTCGGCCCAGGCTGGGATTCCTGCACCCACCTCGCACACGGGCATCTCGTCGCCCAGCCGCACGTGGCTCTGGGTCAGCAGCCGCTCGGGCAGGGGCCCGCGGGCCAGGAGCCAGGCCAGGGCCAGCAGCAGCTCGCGGCCACCCTGTGAGCCTTCGTCCGGGAGCTGCACCAGCGCCCGCCTCGGGTAGCCCTGGGAGCGCAGCGCCGACTTCACCCAGCGGGCTTGAGCCTCTGCGATAGGAGACGCCAGCTCAGGGGGGCCACCCACTGGAGGCGACACTCCCCCAGACTCTAAGGAAGGGCTCCACGCGCGACCCCAGAGCAGAGAGCAGGCTCCGGAGGGTCCCGCAGGGACACGAGGACCTAGCCaggaggcggggaggggcggggccaccACGGCGGGTCCGACGAGGAGGTGGGACGGCGGGCGGGGCTCTGCAGAAGGCTGTCCCGTGAGTGGAtggtgggcggggccggggccggccGGGGCGGGCCTGACGGGAAGGCTTACCCAGGGCGAGCGAGGCCAAGGCGCCGTCGGCGGGCAGCGGCGAGAGCACACGGAAGAGCAGCCGCCAGAGCGCGGGGGCCTGCGGGGATCAAAGAACCATTGCCAGTGGAGCTGGCCACCTCCCTTCGTCCACCCGCGGGCCCACCGCGCCCGGCTGCCTGCCCTGCTGGCCTCACCGCCTCCGGACGGTCGAACTTGGCGCGGCGGAAGATCTCGGGGCTGGGCGCGGCGGGCAGCGTCCGGCTCAACGCAGCGATGGCCTCGGGCAGAGCCCGGGCCGCGTCCGCCGGGTCGGgccggcgccgccgccgcctccccatGGAGCTCCCACTGGCCTCCCCCGGACTGCGCGCCACCGCCTCCGGCGTCCAATCCGCGCGAGCGCGGGGTCCCCGCGCCCAGTCGCCGCGCAAGTCCCGCTCCCCCGGGCCTGCCCGCCCAATCCCCGCGCCGGCTGGGACACGCCTCCAGCTCCCCCAATGAGCGGTGCCCCCGGCACTGGGTGCTGTCTGTGCCGCCCCGTGCGGAGGCACTTCCGGTGCGTCGAGAACCAATCAGCGTTGAGAACTCCGCGGGGCCCGCCCTCCGCGACTCAAGCTCAGCAACTCCGACACGCCTTGTCCGGATCCCGCCAATCAGCTCCGCACCTCCGGTTGCTCCAAACGGCGGCCGGGCAACAGCCGGCGGCTGGGAGGGCACTGCTGCCGGGCGCCAACAACCCCGGGAGCgatcctctgcctcctccagccctctTGGGCCAGGCCGCTGCGGGCTCCCGGGCTCCACCGCGCGCGCCAGGCCGCAGACGTGGGGGCCGGCACCCGGGCACCGGGGGACGTCCCTAGACCGATCAGCCCCGCGTCACGCAGGCAGGTGCTCCTCCCGACCGGCCGGCGACTCTCCCCCTCAAACCTACGCCTGCAGACCCCCGCCCGGCCCCTTCCTGTCCAATCCAGCTTCTGCCTAGCTAACCCTTTACCCCTTACCCCGTCCCAACCCCACCCCTGCCTGCCTCTGTCCTGCCCCTTCAGCCTTCTTCCTACCACTGAAAAGCGGGATCCGCACGGccactttggaaagcagtttgggTAATTTCAGAGCTAGCCTTATTAAGTTTactggtgagtgagtgagtgaagtcgctcagtcgtgtccgacactttgcgaccccatggactgtagcctaccaggctcctccctccatgggattctccaggcaagagtactggagtgggttgccatttccttctccaggggatcttccccacccaggaatcgaacccgggtctcctgcattccagtcagacgctttaacctctgagccaccagggaagcccacagtacaAGTTCGGGGAATCTACAAGGACTCGGGTAGACATGGAGGAG from Capra hircus breed San Clemente unplaced genomic scaffold, ASM170441v1, whole genome shotgun sequence encodes:
- the CUNH14orf80 gene encoding uncharacterized protein C14orf80 homolog, whose product is MGRRRRRRPDPADAARALPEAIAALSRTLPAAPSPEIFRRAKFDRPEAAPALWRLLFRVLSPLPADGALASLALEAQARWVKSALRSQGYPRRALVQLPDEGSQGGRELLLALAWLLARGPLPERLLTQSHVRLGDEMPVCECEALASPGLPAPGVEAEGCVDIRHLQWLTGKLRLRWRNLMAGQQEQCALLGKIHSYTRGCHSDRSLGHLSVTETELLRDPEGGRQLLQLLETENARLEAALEWRRRELVFWQWMDTVLDACSPEDSPPMFLPRIPEPEAGVAGLLARELQALQEELREAAEARRAAWQATVGGHGPEWRAARRALQAAVAQDLAALQRSWEQDEGRARPHGPHRLVRTEARVPGGPGLRAAEVTEALRAREACLEAVLCQLQGQCRQELARLAGARPGLIWVPPPTR